A window from Salvia miltiorrhiza cultivar Shanhuang (shh) chromosome 2, IMPLAD_Smil_shh, whole genome shotgun sequence encodes these proteins:
- the LOC131010639 gene encoding xylulose kinase 2 — protein MEDYSLPQGSFSLGFDSSTQSLKATVLDASLNIVAQEIVKFDSELSHYKTKDGVYRDPSVNGRIVSPTIMWVEALDLILERLEKSGLDFGKIVAVSGSGQQHGSVYWKTGSLRVLSSLDPKKPLVNQLGDAFSVKESPIWMDSSTTEQCKAIEKAVGGALELSSLTGSRAHERYTGPQIRRIFETQPDAYKNTERISLVSSFMASILIGSYAAIDHTDGAGMNLMDIKERAWSKKILEATAPSLEEKLGKLAPAYAIAGHIAPYFVERYHFDKNCLVIQWSGDNPNSLAGLTLNSPGDLAISLGTSDTVFGITDEHKTCLEGHVFPNPVDTKGYMVMLVYKNGSLTREDIRDNCADKSWDVFNNYLQRTQPLNGGKLGFYYKDHEITPPLPVGFHRYVLENFKGDTLDGVKESEVTEFDAASEVRALVEGQFLSMRAHAERFGMPSPPKRIIATGGASANDSIVNEVASIFGCNVYKIQSSDSASMGAALRAAHGWLCSKKGSFVPISSMYSGKLEKTSLNCQLAATAGGHELVSKYALLMKKRVEIENRLVQKLGRL, from the exons ATGGAGGATTACTCTCTCCCACAAGGCTCATTTTCTCTGGGATTCGATAGCTCCACTCA GTCGCTGAAGGCAACTGTTTTGGATGCAAGCTTGAACATTGTAGCTCAGGAAATTGTTAAATTCGATTCCGAATTATCGCATTACAAGACTAAAGATGGTGTTTATCGAGACCCTAGTGTTAATGGTAGAATTGTTTCTCCCACTATAATGTGGGTGGAAGCATTAGACCTAATCCTTGAGAGGCTCGAGAAATCGGGGCTCGATTTTGGGAAAATTGTTGCTGTCTCTGGCAGTGGGCAGCAACACGGCAGTGTGTATTGGAAAACCGGGAGCTTGAGGGTGTTGTCGTCGTTGGACCCCAAAAAACCGTTAGTGAATCAGCTTGGCGACGCCTTCTCTGTGAAGGAGTCGCCTATATGGATGGACAGCAGCACCACGGAGCAATGTAAGGCCATTGAGAAAGCTGTGGGTGGTGCCTTGGAGTTGTCGAGCCTTACTGGCTCGCGTGCCCATGAGAGGTACACCGGCCCACAGATCAGGAGAATTTTTGAGACGCAACCTGATGCTTATAAGAATACAGAGAGAATCTCTTTAGTTAGCTCCTTCATGGCTTCGATTCTTATTGGGAGCTATGCTGCTATCGATCACACTGATGGAGCTGGGATGAATTTGATGGACATAAAGGAGAGAGCTTGGTCAAAAAAGATTTTGGAG GCCACAGCACCAAGCTTGGAGGAAAAACTCGGGAAGTTAGCGCCTGCATATGCTATTGCCGGTCATATCGCTCCTTACTTTGTTGAGAG GTATCATTTTGACAAAAACTGTCTAGTCATTCAGTGGTCTGGTGATAATCCTAACAGCCTAGCAG GTTTGACGCTCAACAGTCCCGGGGATTTGGCAATTAGTCTTGGTACCAGTGACACT GTTTTTGGCATTACTGATGAACACAAGACGTGCTTAGAAGGCCATGTTTTTCCTAACCCAGTGGATACAAAAGGATACATGGTTATGCTTGTCTACAAGAATGGTTCCTTGACCCGTGAAG ACATACGTGACAATTGCGCGGATAAATCTTGGGATGTTTTCAATAACTATCTGCAGCGGACACAACCTCTAAATG GTGGAAAGTTGGGATTTTATTACAAAGACCATGAAATTACTCCCCCCCTACCTG TTGGATTTCATCGTTATGTTCTTGAGAACTTCAAAGGAGATACATTAGATGGAGTAAAAGAATCTGAGGTTACGGAATTCGATGCTGCCTCAGAG GTTCGAGCATTAGTTGAAGGTCAGTTCCTCTCTATGCGAGCTCATGCAGAAAGATTCGGAATGCCTTCACCTCCAAAACGCATAATTGCCACTGGTGGAGCGTCGGCAAATGACAGCATTGTCAATGAAGTAGCTTCAATTTTCGGGTGCAACGTTTATAAAATCCAAAGCTCAG ACTCGGCTTCCATGGGAGCTGCTTTAAGGGCAGCTCATGGTTGGTTGTGCAGCAAGAAGGGCAGTTTTGTTCCAATTTCGTCCATGTATTCGGGCAAGCTGGAAAAGACCTCTCTCAACTGCCAACTCGCGGCCACTGCTGGAGGCCACGAGCTCGTCTCCAAGTATGCTTTGTTGATGAAGAAGAGAGTAGAAATCGAAAATCGTCTCGTGCAAAAGCTAGGACGACTGTGA
- the LOC131010638 gene encoding amino acid permease 6-like isoform X2, translated as MANELEKKSMYIEQPALENGEASKNFDDDGRPRRSGTVMTASAHIITAVIGSGVLSLAWAIAQLGWVAGPAVLMAFSFITYLTSTFLADSYRHQGRRNYTYMDVVRAHLGGYKVQLCGLAQYGNLVGVTIGYTITASISMVAVKRSNCFHKEGHKAECSISSYPFMAIFAGIQLILSQIPNFHELSWLSIVAAVMSFAYSSIGLALSIAKLAGGGGHVETSLTGTRVGVDISGSEKVWKSFQAIGDMAFAYAYSTVLIEIQDTLKSPPPENVVMKKASLVGVSTTTIFYVLCGCLGYAAFGNNAPGNFLTGFGFYEPFWLIDFANVCIAIHLIGAYQVFAQPIFGFVEKRCGEKWPENKAITKDHAVRIPLCGVYDFNVFRLVWRSVYVIVTAVIAMIFPFFNNFLGLIGAASFYPLTVYFPIEMHIAQAKVPKYSFRWVWLKILSWSCLIVSLVAAAGSVRGLADDVKTYKPFQSQAHE; from the exons ATGGCAAACGAGTTGGAGAAGAAGTCCATGTACATAGAGCAGCCGGCACTAGAAAATGGTGAAGCAAGCAAGAATTTCGACGACGACGGGCGTCCCCGACGAAGTGGGACGGTGATGACGGCGAGTGCGCACATCATAACGGCGGTGATAGGGTCGGGGGTGCTGTCGTTGGCGTGGGCCATAGCACAGCTGGGATGGGTGGCCGGGCCAGCCGTGCTGATGGCCTTCTCCTTCATCACCTACCTCACCTCCACCTTCCTCGCCGACTCCTACCGCCACCAAGGCCGCCGCAACTACACCTACATGGACGTCGTCCGCGCTCACTTAG GCGGTTACAAAGTTCAGCTATGTGGACTCGCTCAGTATGGGAATCTTGTTGGTGTCACCATTGGATACACAATTACTGCATCCATTAGTATGGT GGCTGTGAAAAGGTCGAATTGTTTCCATAAGGAGGGGCATAAGGCGGAATGCTCGATATCAAGCTACCCATTCATGGCGATATTTGCAGGGATTCAGCTGATTTTGAGCCAAATTCCCAATTTCCATGAGCTCTCATGGCTCTCTATTGTAGCAGCAGTCATGTCTTTCGCTTACTCCTCCATTGGGCTCGCCCTCTCCATTGCCAAGCTTgcag gTGGTGGAGGGCATGTGGAGACAAGCCTAACAGGGACGAGAGTAGGAGTGGACATAAGCGGGTCAGAAAAGGTGTGGAAAAGTTTTCAAGCCATTGGAGACATGGCTTTCGCCTATGCTTATTCAACTGTACTCATTGAAATCCAG GACACACTGAAATCTCCACCCCCAGAAAATGTGGTGATGAAGAAGGCTTCTCTTGTAGGTGTGTCAACTACCACCATATTCTACGTCCTATGTGGCTGCCTGGGCTACGCCGCCTTCGGAAATAATGCTCCCGGCAACTTCCTTACCGGATTCGGCTTCTACGAGCCCTTCTGGTTGATTGACTTCGCCAACGTGTGCATTGCCATCCATCTCATCGGAGCTTATCAG GTGTTTGCTCAGCCTATATTCGGCTTTGTGGAGAAGCGCTGCGGGGAGAAGTGGCCGGAAAACAAGGCGATCACCAAAGATCACGCAGTCCGCATTCCTCTATGCGGAGTTTACGATTTCAACGTATTCAGATTGGTGTGGAGATCAGTGTATGTGATAGTAACAGCAGTGATTGCAATGATCTTCCCCTTCTTCAACAACTTCCTCGGCCTCATCGGAGCAGCATCATTCTACCCGCTTACCGTATACTTCCCCATAGAGATGCACATTGCTCAGGCCAAAGTGCCCAAGTACTCCTTCAGATGGGTGTGGCTGAAGATCCTCAGCTGGTCTTGCCTGATCGTGTCGCTCGTCGCGGCAGCCGGATCCGTAAGGGGGCTCGCCGACGACGTCAAGACCTACAAGCCCTTCCAGAGTCAAGCTCATGAATAG
- the LOC131010638 gene encoding amino acid permease 6-like isoform X1 has product MANELEKKSMYIEQPALENGEASKNFDDDGRPRRSGTVMTASAHIITAVIGSGVLSLAWAIAQLGWVAGPAVLMAFSFITYLTSTFLADSYRHQGRRNYTYMDVVRAHLGGYKVQLCGLAQYGNLVGVTIGYTITASISMVAVKRSNCFHKEGHKAECSISSYPFMAIFAGIQLILSQIPNFHELSWLSIVAAVMSFAYSSIGLALSIAKLAGGGGHVETSLTGTRVGVDISGSEKVWKSFQAIGDMAFAYAYSTVLIEIQDTLKSPPPENVVMKKASLVGVSTTTIFYVLCGCLGYAAFGNNAPGNFLTGFGFYEPFWLIDFANVCIAIHLIGAYQVAQKQDPQETINHLVFHLINARHIICKTGVCSAYIRLCGEALRGEVAGKQGDHQRSRSPHSSMRSLRFQRIQIGVEISVCDSNSSDCNDLPLLQQLPRPHRSSIILPAYRILPHRDAHCSGQSAQVLLQMGVAEDPQLVLPDRVARRGSRIRKGARRRRQDLQALPESSS; this is encoded by the exons ATGGCAAACGAGTTGGAGAAGAAGTCCATGTACATAGAGCAGCCGGCACTAGAAAATGGTGAAGCAAGCAAGAATTTCGACGACGACGGGCGTCCCCGACGAAGTGGGACGGTGATGACGGCGAGTGCGCACATCATAACGGCGGTGATAGGGTCGGGGGTGCTGTCGTTGGCGTGGGCCATAGCACAGCTGGGATGGGTGGCCGGGCCAGCCGTGCTGATGGCCTTCTCCTTCATCACCTACCTCACCTCCACCTTCCTCGCCGACTCCTACCGCCACCAAGGCCGCCGCAACTACACCTACATGGACGTCGTCCGCGCTCACTTAG GCGGTTACAAAGTTCAGCTATGTGGACTCGCTCAGTATGGGAATCTTGTTGGTGTCACCATTGGATACACAATTACTGCATCCATTAGTATGGT GGCTGTGAAAAGGTCGAATTGTTTCCATAAGGAGGGGCATAAGGCGGAATGCTCGATATCAAGCTACCCATTCATGGCGATATTTGCAGGGATTCAGCTGATTTTGAGCCAAATTCCCAATTTCCATGAGCTCTCATGGCTCTCTATTGTAGCAGCAGTCATGTCTTTCGCTTACTCCTCCATTGGGCTCGCCCTCTCCATTGCCAAGCTTgcag gTGGTGGAGGGCATGTGGAGACAAGCCTAACAGGGACGAGAGTAGGAGTGGACATAAGCGGGTCAGAAAAGGTGTGGAAAAGTTTTCAAGCCATTGGAGACATGGCTTTCGCCTATGCTTATTCAACTGTACTCATTGAAATCCAG GACACACTGAAATCTCCACCCCCAGAAAATGTGGTGATGAAGAAGGCTTCTCTTGTAGGTGTGTCAACTACCACCATATTCTACGTCCTATGTGGCTGCCTGGGCTACGCCGCCTTCGGAAATAATGCTCCCGGCAACTTCCTTACCGGATTCGGCTTCTACGAGCCCTTCTGGTTGATTGACTTCGCCAACGTGTGCATTGCCATCCATCTCATCGGAGCTTATCAGGTAGCACAAAAGCAAGATCCCCAGGAAACTATAAACCATCTCGTATTTCATCTCATCAATGCTCGTCATATCATTTGCAAAACAGGTGTTTGCTCAGCCTATATTCGGCTTTGTGGAGAAGCGCTGCGGGGAGAAGTGGCCGGAAAACAAGGCGATCACCAAAGATCACGCAGTCCGCATTCCTCTATGCGGAGTTTACGATTTCAACGTATTCAGATTGGTGTGGAGATCAGTGTATGTGATAGTAACAGCAGTGATTGCAATGATCTTCCCCTTCTTCAACAACTTCCTCGGCCTCATCGGAGCAGCATCATTCTACCCGCTTACCGTATACTTCCCCATAGAGATGCACATTGCTCAGGCCAAAGTGCCCAAGTACTCCTTCAGATGGGTGTGGCTGAAGATCCTCAGCTGGTCTTGCCTGATCGTGTCGCTCGTCGCGGCAGCCGGATCCGTAAGGGGGCTCGCCGACGACGTCAAGACCTACAAGCCCTTCCAGAGTCAAGCTCATGA